The following are encoded in a window of Chitinivibrio alkaliphilus ACht1 genomic DNA:
- a CDS encoding deoxyribodipyrimidine photo-lyase produces the protein MNPQRIDVYRRGECSVPSADRFVLYWMQNAFRLKNNYSLCHAVEYARSCSLPLVVYMAPVEDEISLCQYPFFLEGAREVFTALCEKSIYAILRDRASCRELTALAERADLVVMDYPYGRCTEALQQQVASQCNVSIDRVDSNVIVPIQEASEKQEYMAWTIRKKLHAQKEHFLEECMSSFSTKPLSSAQIKAITGIVSEKQHHPLAATLWITGGESAARAQLDYFLTTHLPVYHKDARDPSKAVTSNISPYLHFGHISPVTIYHAVCAATAPMAAKDAFIEQFFVRRELAYNFVHYTPGYDQYEEAVPAWARRSLATHGTDRREHIYDYSDLEQGKTADVYWNAAQRQMRKTGLMHNYMRMYWGKCLLAWSSTPEEAFSRALSLQNTYALDGYDPNTYTGVAWCFGRHDRPWQERKLYGNVRYMNAAGLKRKFSMDTYLAQYST, from the coding sequence ATGAATCCGCAACGAATTGACGTATATCGTCGGGGGGAATGCTCTGTGCCCTCGGCAGATCGGTTTGTTTTGTACTGGATGCAAAATGCCTTTCGATTGAAGAACAATTACTCCCTGTGTCATGCCGTGGAGTATGCTCGTAGTTGTTCTCTGCCCCTTGTTGTGTACATGGCTCCCGTAGAAGATGAGATTTCTCTCTGTCAGTACCCCTTTTTTCTTGAGGGCGCCCGTGAAGTATTCACGGCCCTTTGTGAGAAGAGTATTTATGCTATCCTCAGAGACAGGGCTTCGTGCAGAGAGCTGACGGCCCTGGCAGAGCGGGCCGATTTGGTTGTCATGGATTATCCCTATGGACGGTGTACTGAGGCATTGCAGCAACAGGTGGCATCCCAGTGTAATGTATCAATTGATCGGGTCGATTCCAATGTGATTGTGCCGATTCAGGAGGCGTCTGAGAAGCAGGAGTATATGGCATGGACCATACGAAAAAAGTTGCATGCGCAGAAGGAGCACTTTCTTGAAGAGTGTATGTCTTCTTTCTCTACAAAACCTCTTTCATCTGCCCAGATAAAAGCTATTACGGGGATTGTTTCTGAAAAGCAGCACCATCCTTTGGCAGCTACTTTATGGATTACCGGTGGTGAAAGCGCGGCCCGTGCTCAACTGGATTATTTTCTTACCACGCATCTTCCTGTCTATCATAAAGATGCTCGTGACCCGAGTAAAGCCGTAACATCGAATATAAGCCCCTATCTTCATTTTGGACATATTTCACCGGTAACTATCTACCATGCCGTGTGTGCCGCCACGGCTCCCATGGCTGCCAAGGATGCCTTTATAGAACAGTTTTTTGTTCGTCGTGAGCTTGCCTATAATTTTGTTCACTACACCCCCGGCTATGATCAATACGAGGAGGCTGTCCCGGCGTGGGCACGCAGGAGTTTGGCAACACATGGTACAGATCGGCGGGAACATATCTATGACTATTCTGATTTAGAACAGGGGAAAACTGCTGATGTATACTGGAATGCAGCACAAAGGCAGATGCGAAAGACCGGTCTCATGCATAATTATATGCGTATGTATTGGGGAAAATGTCTTCTTGCATGGAGCTCTACTCCTGAGGAGGCCTTTTCACGGGCCTTGTCTTTGCAGAACACCTATGCTCTTGATGGATACGATCCCAATACATATACGGGGGTTGCATGGTGTTTCGGGCGGCATGATCGGCCATGGCAGGAACGAAAACTCTATGGAAACGTTCGGTATATGAATGCCGCCGGCTTGAAACGAAAATTCTCCATGGATACATATCTTGCCCAGTATTCCACATAA
- the aspS gene encoding aspartate--tRNA ligase: MPNTFRTHTCNELTASSVGHEVTLSGWINNRRDHGGVLFIDLRDHYGITQVVIYPDNPHQYEIGHLQKETVVQFSGEVAARSDDNVNPDMHTGEIEVVVKTYEVLGECAPLPFPVFPEKETPEDQRLRYRYLDLRRESVHSNIVLRSRVISHLRDQMTKEGFMEIQTPILTGSSPEGARDYLVPSRVHPGTFYALPQAPQQYKQLLMASGFDKYFQIAPCFRDEDARADRSPGEFYQLDMEMAFADQEDVFGVMERVLSDTFATFGKHKADTAPFTRIPYREAMLKYGTDKPDLRNPIIIRDTSDIFAESGFKAFATAVQNGAVVRAIPVKNIAQKPRSFFDKLVKHAQDSLGSKGLAYLTWKEEEIKGPILKFLDTETVNAIESACDVETGDVVFFVCDEVDVAADIAGKLRTKLGEDLSLLEEGVYRFCWIVDFPMYESNKETKAIEFSHNPFSMPQGGMKALEEQDPLDILAYQYDIVCNGVELSSGAIRNHQPRIMYKAFEIAGYGPEVVEQEFGGMLKAFTYGAPPHGGIAPGVDRMVMLLAGEENIREVIAFPMNQRAEDLLMQAPAPVSEEQLHELHLRHVLPEVQE, translated from the coding sequence ATGCCGAATACTTTTCGAACGCATACCTGTAATGAACTCACCGCATCCTCCGTTGGGCACGAGGTCACACTCTCCGGATGGATCAACAATCGCCGTGATCATGGCGGTGTTCTCTTTATTGATCTTCGCGATCATTACGGTATAACGCAGGTGGTTATATATCCGGATAATCCCCATCAATATGAAATCGGTCATTTACAAAAGGAAACGGTTGTTCAGTTTTCCGGAGAAGTGGCTGCACGCAGCGATGATAATGTGAATCCCGATATGCACACCGGGGAGATTGAAGTTGTGGTGAAAACCTATGAGGTATTGGGGGAGTGTGCTCCTCTGCCATTTCCTGTGTTTCCTGAAAAAGAAACCCCTGAGGATCAGCGTTTGCGGTATCGGTATTTAGATTTGCGAAGGGAGTCTGTGCATTCAAATATTGTCTTGCGTTCTCGCGTAATCTCGCATTTGCGTGATCAGATGACCAAAGAAGGGTTTATGGAGATTCAAACCCCAATTCTTACGGGCTCATCTCCGGAGGGTGCACGAGACTACCTTGTTCCATCCCGGGTTCATCCCGGAACATTCTACGCACTCCCGCAGGCCCCGCAACAGTATAAACAACTTCTTATGGCATCGGGGTTTGATAAGTATTTCCAGATTGCTCCGTGTTTTCGTGATGAAGATGCGCGTGCAGATCGCTCTCCCGGTGAGTTTTATCAGCTAGATATGGAAATGGCCTTTGCAGATCAAGAAGATGTATTCGGTGTGATGGAACGAGTGCTTTCCGACACCTTTGCAACATTCGGGAAACATAAAGCTGACACAGCGCCCTTTACGCGGATACCCTACCGAGAGGCGATGTTGAAGTATGGGACGGACAAGCCTGACCTGCGTAACCCCATAATTATTCGCGATACTTCGGATATCTTTGCAGAATCTGGCTTTAAGGCCTTTGCCACGGCAGTACAGAATGGTGCTGTTGTCCGCGCGATTCCGGTGAAGAATATTGCTCAGAAGCCACGGAGTTTCTTTGATAAATTAGTAAAACATGCTCAGGATTCCCTTGGTTCAAAGGGGCTTGCCTATCTCACGTGGAAAGAGGAAGAGATAAAGGGGCCCATTCTGAAATTCCTTGATACGGAAACAGTAAATGCTATTGAATCTGCCTGTGATGTCGAAACAGGAGATGTGGTATTTTTCGTATGCGATGAGGTAGATGTTGCAGCAGACATTGCAGGGAAATTACGTACGAAGCTTGGAGAAGACCTTTCTCTTCTGGAAGAAGGGGTTTATCGGTTCTGCTGGATTGTTGATTTTCCTATGTATGAGTCTAATAAAGAAACGAAGGCCATTGAATTTTCTCATAATCCCTTTTCTATGCCCCAGGGGGGGATGAAGGCTCTTGAAGAGCAGGATCCCCTCGATATTCTTGCCTATCAATATGATATCGTGTGTAACGGTGTGGAACTTTCTTCTGGCGCAATTCGAAATCATCAACCCCGGATTATGTACAAGGCCTTTGAGATTGCCGGGTATGGACCGGAGGTGGTGGAGCAGGAGTTTGGGGGTATGCTAAAAGCCTTTACCTACGGAGCTCCTCCCCATGGCGGTATTGCTCCCGGTGTAGATCGTATGGTCATGCTTCTTGCTGGAGAAGAAAATATTCGTGAAGTGATTGCCTTTCCCATGAATCAGCGTGCAGAAGACTTGCTGATGCAGGCTCCTGCCCCTGTAAGTGAAGAGCAGTTGCACGAGTTACATCTTCGTCACGTTCTTCCTGAAGTTCAGGAATAA
- a CDS encoding PAS domain S-box protein: MTALNASEVSLDELNLPAIVFSVENGRVWCEFCTPQFSDYFPDLPRIPEKECPADGDPEIHFWSFLRSLSTAPAGGGSFPYPGGTWGYEGALTHLSENRFVFCVHGRETLENAEESEELELLRLAIAAREDGVWDWKIPSNRFYFSPRWKSILGYTEEEIPNTFLGFLHLVHPADQPTVQQAINAYFQGSLSRFSLEFRMKRRDGSYAWILSRGVVVRDARGKPRRFSGIHSDISEYKAVQDQLHKLHEAVEQSNASIIITDVQGRIEYVNPYFTTLTGYTFSEVKGKSPRFLKAKRTDERKKYELLWKTIGSGQTWQGEFQNQKKNGEIYWEKATISPILRQDEVVGYIAVKDNITRDKEITQELRRAETQMRSYIEKAPYGIAVVDAQGRFIVCNHEMSRITGYGRRKLHGISFAEVLPDTLENSPLLSFQTCEPEEEISEEVPLRQASGEIIWVEIRAYKTLQDEGILFFRDITKVRAYEKKIISAKIEAEQANSVKNSFLENMTHEFRTPLSGIVGFADLLQKTSLTEDQRTYLSYLQESAQLLNTVISDVLHFSRLCGKGQLGPTEWVVPERFIQECCDDVSALCEEKGLSLTVSLSSSMPPSIAVHTTELRKVMRALLENAIKFTSEGGITLSLRNVQGAAGKGLIEFVVSDTGCGISKDVHKAVFDPFVQEDITKTRRYGGTGLGLAIVRQTLLGMKSDINVSSTPGEGSSFYFFLPCEYGEARICMDEPAVLCVGKKPPAIRLFCNNHAIPLSFEKSPMRAIHLLQEEHFSHVFVDSESLPMNIRSFLRGIERHVLYERELSRAIIFPPGALPNEALLKKYRCDHFLTAPVSEKALARIIAPPRKPQAEPSSALPHREEHLSSIQEWYSKKQFLVVDDNKVNRVVLKSVLAQLLPHTIVLAASSGEGAVEVYRDNPCCCIFMDIQMSGIDGYEAAARIRKGSSGDAVILIGLTAGHISSSAKTHLDMILEKPVQRQELIRILYELRDAVPFPHRREDESATN, from the coding sequence ATGACAGCCCTGAACGCATCTGAGGTATCCCTTGATGAACTAAACCTTCCTGCCATTGTCTTTTCTGTGGAGAACGGGCGGGTGTGGTGTGAGTTCTGTACACCTCAGTTTTCAGACTATTTTCCTGATCTTCCCCGTATTCCTGAAAAGGAGTGCCCCGCAGATGGGGACCCAGAAATCCATTTTTGGTCGTTCTTACGAAGTCTCAGCACTGCTCCTGCTGGAGGAGGCAGCTTTCCATACCCCGGTGGAACATGGGGCTATGAGGGAGCGCTGACCCACCTGTCGGAAAACCGCTTTGTCTTTTGTGTCCATGGTCGTGAAACCCTGGAGAATGCAGAGGAATCTGAAGAGCTGGAATTGCTTCGCCTCGCTATTGCAGCGCGAGAAGATGGGGTGTGGGATTGGAAAATCCCCAGTAATAGGTTCTATTTCTCTCCGCGGTGGAAGTCCATACTGGGATATACAGAGGAAGAAATTCCCAATACCTTTCTTGGGTTTTTACATCTTGTTCATCCAGCAGATCAACCGACGGTACAGCAGGCTATTAATGCCTATTTTCAGGGATCTTTGTCCCGCTTTTCCCTGGAGTTTCGGATGAAACGCAGGGATGGATCCTATGCATGGATACTCTCACGGGGGGTTGTTGTGCGGGATGCACGGGGAAAGCCTCGTCGTTTTTCCGGTATTCACAGTGATATCTCTGAATATAAGGCGGTACAAGATCAGCTGCATAAACTTCATGAGGCTGTTGAACAGAGTAATGCCAGTATTATTATCACGGATGTGCAGGGGCGAATTGAATATGTAAACCCCTATTTTACCACCCTTACGGGGTATACCTTTTCCGAAGTGAAGGGGAAAAGTCCCCGATTCTTAAAGGCAAAACGGACCGATGAGCGGAAAAAATATGAGTTATTATGGAAGACCATTGGATCGGGGCAAACATGGCAGGGAGAATTTCAAAACCAAAAGAAAAACGGGGAGATCTACTGGGAGAAAGCAACAATATCGCCGATATTGCGACAGGATGAAGTGGTGGGGTATATTGCGGTAAAGGATAATATTACCCGTGATAAGGAAATTACCCAGGAACTGCGCCGTGCCGAAACGCAGATGCGGAGTTATATTGAAAAGGCACCCTATGGGATTGCCGTTGTTGATGCTCAGGGACGGTTTATTGTTTGTAATCATGAAATGAGCAGAATTACTGGGTATGGCCGCCGGAAACTCCACGGTATTTCCTTTGCGGAGGTGCTTCCTGATACCTTGGAAAATTCGCCCCTTCTTTCTTTTCAGACCTGTGAACCGGAAGAAGAAATCTCTGAGGAGGTACCTCTTCGTCAAGCTTCGGGAGAGATTATATGGGTAGAAATTCGGGCGTACAAAACTCTTCAGGATGAGGGGATACTCTTTTTCCGGGATATAACCAAGGTGAGAGCCTATGAAAAGAAAATCATTTCTGCAAAAATAGAAGCGGAGCAAGCAAATTCGGTAAAGAATAGTTTCTTAGAAAATATGACCCATGAGTTTCGAACCCCTCTGAGTGGTATTGTGGGGTTTGCCGATCTTCTCCAGAAAACCTCTCTGACAGAGGATCAGCGTACCTATTTGTCCTATTTACAGGAGTCGGCTCAATTACTCAATACGGTAATCAGTGATGTTCTTCATTTTTCACGGTTATGCGGAAAAGGGCAGTTAGGACCAACGGAGTGGGTGGTGCCTGAAAGATTTATTCAGGAATGTTGTGATGACGTATCTGCACTCTGTGAAGAAAAGGGACTATCTCTTACGGTATCTCTTTCTTCATCGATGCCCCCTTCTATTGCGGTTCATACTACAGAGCTTCGGAAAGTGATGCGTGCTCTCTTGGAAAATGCAATAAAATTCACCTCTGAGGGAGGAATTACCCTGTCTCTTCGAAACGTGCAGGGAGCTGCGGGGAAGGGGCTTATCGAGTTTGTGGTATCTGATACCGGGTGTGGTATCTCGAAGGATGTACACAAGGCTGTTTTTGATCCTTTTGTGCAGGAAGATATTACAAAGACCCGGCGCTATGGGGGCACTGGCCTGGGCCTTGCAATTGTGCGACAAACCCTCCTAGGAATGAAAAGCGATATCAACGTGAGCAGTACCCCCGGGGAGGGGAGTTCTTTCTATTTTTTCCTCCCCTGTGAATATGGAGAAGCGAGAATATGCATGGATGAACCAGCTGTTCTGTGTGTTGGGAAAAAACCTCCTGCTATCCGTTTATTTTGCAATAACCATGCCATCCCTCTTTCTTTTGAAAAATCGCCCATGCGTGCAATCCACTTGCTTCAGGAAGAACATTTTTCCCATGTGTTTGTTGATTCTGAGAGCCTGCCCATGAATATCCGTTCCTTTCTTCGGGGGATTGAGCGCCATGTTTTGTATGAACGAGAGTTGTCTAGAGCGATTATCTTTCCCCCAGGGGCGCTGCCTAATGAGGCACTTCTCAAAAAATATCGCTGTGACCACTTCCTTACTGCCCCTGTTTCAGAAAAAGCCCTTGCGCGCATCATCGCACCACCAAGAAAGCCGCAGGCAGAACCATCCTCCGCTCTACCGCACCGGGAAGAGCACCTTTCTTCTATACAGGAGTGGTATTCGAAGAAACAGTTTCTTGTGGTGGATGATAATAAGGTAAATCGTGTGGTCCTGAAATCTGTTTTAGCACAGCTCCTTCCGCACACAATCGTCCTTGCTGCCTCTTCGGGTGAGGGGGCCGTGGAGGTATATCGGGACAACCCGTGCTGTTGCATATTTATGGATATACAAATGTCGGGAATAGATGGATATGAAGCGGCTGCACGTATTCGAAAAGGATCCTCGGGAGATGCGGTGATTCTGATTGGGCTGACTGCAGGGCATATATCGTCATCAGCAAAAACTCATTTAGATATGATCCTGGAAAAACCCGTACAACGACAGGAACTTATACGTATTTTGTATGAATTGAGAGACGCAGTACCTTTTCCTCACAGGAGGGAAGATGAATCCGCAACGAATTGA